One window from the genome of Haloarcula sp. CBA1127 encodes:
- a CDS encoding thiolase domain-containing protein, with protein sequence MRDAYLIGAGQTPFGSMPEESYRSLFDHAVSEAFDSVDHGIDTEAIDEAVVGSLGVGGRQLGLSGPAATEHAGLHGVPSVRVENACAASGYAVRQAVQAVKSGMADVALAGGVEVMTDMSSDVTKYWLGVSGETEWERLTGTTFSGVYAQMASAYLREYEASEEHLSMVAVKNHRNGAKNSKAHLGFECSLEDAVDAPVVADPLNLYHCCPTSDGAAVALIASEEVVEEYTDDPVRVAGVGAASDRVGLFQRDSYTSISASEMAADTAYDRAGVGPDDLDFAEVHDCFTIAELLAYEDLGFCNRGEAPQLLEAGTTDADGAMPVNLSGGLKSKGHPIGATGAGQLVEAFKQLTGSAADRQLSAPKYGLTHNVGGSGGSAVVHILEREAAR encoded by the coding sequence ATGCGGGACGCGTATCTCATCGGCGCAGGGCAAACGCCGTTTGGCTCGATGCCCGAAGAGAGCTACAGATCACTGTTTGACCACGCAGTCAGCGAAGCCTTCGACAGTGTCGACCACGGTATCGACACGGAAGCGATAGACGAAGCGGTTGTTGGCTCACTCGGCGTGGGCGGTCGACAGCTCGGTCTCTCGGGACCGGCAGCAACTGAACACGCCGGGCTGCACGGCGTCCCCAGCGTGCGCGTTGAAAACGCCTGTGCCGCGTCGGGCTATGCCGTCCGACAGGCCGTGCAGGCAGTCAAAAGCGGGATGGCCGACGTGGCGCTGGCTGGCGGCGTCGAAGTCATGACGGACATGAGCAGCGATGTGACGAAGTACTGGCTCGGCGTCTCCGGCGAAACAGAGTGGGAACGGCTGACCGGGACGACATTTTCTGGCGTTTACGCACAGATGGCAAGCGCGTATCTACGTGAGTACGAGGCCAGTGAGGAGCACCTCTCGATGGTCGCGGTCAAGAACCATCGGAACGGCGCAAAGAACTCGAAAGCGCATCTGGGCTTCGAGTGTTCCCTCGAAGACGCCGTCGACGCACCCGTTGTCGCGGACCCGCTGAACCTCTATCATTGCTGCCCGACCTCTGACGGTGCAGCGGTCGCGCTCATCGCGAGCGAGGAGGTCGTCGAAGAGTATACCGACGACCCGGTCCGGGTCGCCGGGGTCGGCGCGGCCAGCGACCGGGTCGGTCTCTTCCAGCGCGACAGCTACACTTCGATTTCTGCCTCGGAAATGGCCGCAGACACAGCCTATGACCGTGCCGGGGTTGGCCCTGACGACCTCGATTTCGCAGAGGTCCACGATTGCTTCACGATCGCCGAACTGCTTGCATACGAGGACCTCGGGTTCTGTAACCGCGGCGAGGCACCGCAATTGCTCGAAGCGGGAACGACCGACGCTGATGGAGCGATGCCGGTCAATCTCTCCGGCGGGCTGAAATCGAAGGGCCACCCCATCGGCGCAACCGGTGCCGGACAGCTTGTTGAGGCGTTCAAACAACTCACCGGCAGCGCCGCGGACCGGCAGCTGTCGGCCCCGAAATACGGGCTGACTCACAATGTGGGTGGGAGCGGCGGCAGCGCAGTTGTCCACATTCTTGAACGGGAGGCGGCACGATGA
- the paaK gene encoding phenylacetate--CoA ligase PaaK — translation MVYKQLETADRAELRALQTDRLQGIVSHAYENVPFYREKLDEAGVSPEDIQSIDDITKLPMTTKEDFRDEYPDGLFAVDDEDVARIHASSGTTGKPKIVSYTDDDLDNWSEVVARSLAASGTEPGDTVQNAYGYGLFTGGLGLHDGAEELGATIIPIGSGQTQRQVELMTDLESDVFTCTPSYALYLAETAEEMGHDPSDLPISTIIFGAEPCTDPMRAEIEDRLGVDGIDVYGLSEIIGPGVSCECHEAQDGLHIWEDHFYPEVIDPQTKEPVEEGEEGELVLTTLTKEALPVFRYRTGDLTTLNYDECACGRTMVRMDNVTGRTDDLLIVRGVNLYPSEIEHAVLDIDGVAPHYRIDLYREDNLDILELTIERTVEQGPGDKALEDEIIERLENVLAFTPDELELVAPGSIERTQVGKVKRVYDHRD, via the coding sequence ATGGTGTACAAGCAACTGGAGACGGCCGACCGCGCAGAGCTGCGTGCGTTACAAACCGACCGATTACAGGGGATTGTTTCGCACGCCTACGAGAACGTCCCGTTTTACCGGGAGAAGCTCGACGAGGCGGGCGTCTCGCCCGAAGACATCCAAAGTATCGACGACATCACGAAACTGCCGATGACGACGAAAGAGGATTTCCGCGACGAGTACCCCGACGGCCTGTTCGCCGTAGACGATGAAGACGTCGCCCGGATCCACGCATCGTCCGGAACGACCGGGAAGCCGAAAATCGTCTCCTACACGGACGACGACCTCGACAACTGGAGTGAAGTCGTTGCACGTTCGCTGGCTGCGAGCGGGACCGAACCAGGCGACACCGTCCAGAACGCCTACGGATACGGGCTGTTCACCGGCGGATTGGGACTCCACGATGGAGCCGAGGAGCTGGGGGCCACAATTATCCCTATCGGGAGCGGCCAGACCCAGCGACAGGTCGAGTTGATGACCGACCTAGAGAGCGATGTGTTCACATGTACCCCGTCGTATGCACTGTACCTCGCCGAAACGGCTGAGGAAATGGGCCACGACCCCAGCGACCTGCCGATCTCGACGATTATCTTCGGAGCGGAACCGTGTACCGATCCAATGCGGGCAGAAATCGAAGATCGGCTGGGCGTCGACGGCATCGATGTTTACGGGCTCTCGGAGATCATCGGTCCCGGCGTCTCGTGTGAATGTCACGAAGCGCAGGACGGGCTTCACATCTGGGAGGACCACTTCTACCCGGAAGTCATCGACCCACAGACGAAGGAGCCGGTCGAGGAAGGCGAGGAGGGTGAACTTGTTCTCACAACACTCACCAAAGAAGCGTTGCCGGTCTTCCGATACCGGACTGGGGATTTAACGACGCTGAACTACGACGAGTGTGCGTGTGGGCGGACGATGGTACGGATGGACAACGTCACCGGTCGGACAGACGACCTCCTCATTGTCCGTGGCGTGAACCTCTATCCCAGTGAAATCGAACACGCTGTGCTGGATATCGACGGCGTCGCTCCGCATTACCGGATCGACCTCTACAGAGAGGACAACCTCGATATCTTGGAACTCACCATCGAACGGACTGTGGAGCAAGGGCCGGGCGACAAAGCACTCGAAGACGAAATCATCGAACGGCTGGAGAACGTGCTCGCGTTCACCCCGGACGAACTCGAACTCGTTGCGCCCGGCAGCATCGAACGAACGCAGGTCGGCAAAGTAAAACGCGTCTACGACCACCGTGACTGA
- the paaI gene encoding hydroxyphenylacetyl-CoA thioesterase PaaI produces the protein MSGVADEVRERIESDAYCETLGIDVVELDSGYAQTELTITEDLLNFHGTPHGGAVYSLADAAFAAASNSHGEAAVALETNISYLDAVETGETLSAIAEETHLAGSTAEYEVTVTAQDGERIATFRGRVYRP, from the coding sequence ATGTCCGGCGTCGCCGACGAAGTCAGAGAGCGTATCGAATCAGACGCGTACTGCGAAACCCTCGGTATCGACGTCGTCGAACTCGACTCGGGGTACGCCCAGACTGAACTGACGATTACCGAGGACCTGCTGAACTTTCATGGGACGCCCCATGGCGGTGCGGTCTACTCGCTCGCCGATGCAGCGTTCGCCGCGGCGTCGAACTCTCACGGCGAGGCGGCAGTCGCACTGGAGACAAACATCTCGTATTTAGACGCCGTAGAAACAGGTGAGACGCTGTCTGCGATCGCTGAAGAAACACATCTCGCAGGCAGCACCGCAGAGTACGAGGTAACGGTGACTGCGCAGGATGGCGAGCGCATCGCGACGTTTCGCGGACGAGTCTACCGGCCCTGA
- a CDS encoding NUDIX hydrolase codes for MKEYSYVVNIDGIVVNDNEYLLIERGADEEHASGALAFPGGKLEAEPGNQNAIENTVSREIHEEVGVTIGDIQYLHSNTFETEDNTSCMNIVMLCEYAGGDAHPRAKDEVADVHWMSYDEIKSHDDVPSFTERFADVAEKNRPQQDGSGESQNSDGFHRRN; via the coding sequence ATGAAAGAGTATTCATACGTTGTAAACATTGATGGAATCGTTGTAAATGATAATGAGTATTTGTTGATAGAAAGAGGGGCAGACGAAGAGCATGCAAGCGGTGCGTTAGCGTTTCCTGGAGGGAAACTTGAAGCAGAGCCAGGGAATCAGAATGCCATCGAAAATACGGTTTCGCGCGAGATTCATGAAGAGGTCGGAGTTACTATCGGCGATATCCAGTATCTGCACAGCAATACGTTCGAAACGGAGGATAACACGAGCTGCATGAATATTGTGATGCTTTGTGAGTATGCAGGAGGCGATGCCCATCCTCGTGCGAAAGACGAAGTCGCAGATGTTCACTGGATGTCGTACGACGAGATCAAGTCCCACGACGACGTTCCTTCTTTTACCGAACGGTTCGCGGACGTAGCGGAAAAGAACCGACCTCAACAAGATGGGTCTGGTGAATCGCAGAACAGCGACGGATTCCACCGTCGGAACTAG
- a CDS encoding MaoC/PaaZ C-terminal domain-containing protein, with protein sequence MAYSYEPHHFEDFEEGQEFISVGRTVTESDFVMHSALSGDWTELHTNKEYAEEQEFGERIAHGPMTFVQATGFVYRTGIVERTAFAFLGMNYMDLPNPVHIGDTLQLEIVVDNTKEVGRDDAGLVVLDTEMENQDGTVVFEGDMKFLIKKRE encoded by the coding sequence ATGGCATACAGCTACGAGCCACACCACTTCGAAGACTTCGAAGAGGGACAGGAGTTTATCAGTGTCGGCCGGACGGTTACTGAGTCGGATTTCGTCATGCACTCTGCGCTGTCGGGAGACTGGACAGAGCTGCATACGAACAAGGAATACGCGGAAGAACAGGAGTTCGGTGAGCGGATCGCACACGGACCAATGACCTTCGTGCAGGCGACCGGCTTCGTCTACCGGACCGGGATCGTCGAGCGGACCGCATTCGCGTTCCTTGGGATGAACTACATGGACCTCCCGAATCCGGTCCACATCGGCGACACACTCCAACTGGAGATTGTCGTTGACAACACCAAAGAAGTCGGGCGCGACGACGCCGGGCTGGTCGTCCTCGACACTGAAATGGAGAACCAGGACGGGACCGTCGTCTTCGAGGGCGATATGAAGTTCCTGATCAAGAAGCGCGAGTGA
- a CDS encoding aldehyde dehydrogenase translates to MEYTGPTDLYIGGEWREATNGDSIETEDPATERTYASVQKAEASDIDDAVQAAEAAVAEGSEWATMDPGTRRAKLHAMADAIEEMKDELSMVESHDNGKTPFEAGLEIDMVIDTFRHYAGWTDKIRGDEIPVENGRLNYTTREPVGVTAHIAPWNYPFQLAGRGLAPALATGNSVILKPSAMTPLSALYYAKAAEEAGLPDGVVNVVPGEGSKAGDALTGHEGVDHVTFTGSTGVGKTVQRTAADAVADVTLELGGKGPAVVFPDADLDAAARGIQYGIFMNAGQMCWANSRIVVHEDVYDEMVSRMAEIAENIPLGGGIDDDGQMGPVVSAGQQQEILDYIETGKEEGATVVAGGGVPADRDTGHFVEPTVFADVDNEMTIAQEEIFGPVLTAIEVSDEEEAIEVANDSPFGLTACVWTNDLTRAHTVTDKLDYGMVMVNETPNTWPQTPFGGTKQSGHGRAQGEQAIESYTEVKNVHINLG, encoded by the coding sequence ATGGAGTACACCGGCCCGACAGACCTGTATATCGGCGGAGAATGGCGAGAAGCGACCAACGGCGACAGCATTGAGACGGAGGACCCGGCCACTGAACGGACCTACGCGTCGGTACAAAAGGCCGAGGCGTCCGATATCGATGACGCGGTGCAGGCGGCAGAGGCGGCCGTCGCAGAGGGTTCCGAGTGGGCGACGATGGACCCGGGAACGCGCCGGGCGAAACTCCATGCGATGGCCGACGCCATCGAGGAGATGAAAGACGAACTGTCCATGGTTGAATCCCACGACAACGGGAAAACGCCGTTCGAAGCCGGGCTGGAAATCGACATGGTCATCGATACGTTCCGCCATTATGCCGGCTGGACGGACAAGATCCGCGGTGACGAGATTCCTGTCGAGAACGGCCGGCTCAACTACACCACTCGTGAGCCGGTCGGTGTGACCGCACACATCGCGCCGTGGAACTATCCCTTCCAGCTCGCCGGCCGCGGGCTGGCACCGGCGCTGGCGACAGGAAACAGCGTTATCCTCAAACCGTCCGCTATGACGCCGCTATCGGCGCTGTACTACGCGAAAGCCGCCGAAGAAGCGGGCCTTCCGGACGGCGTCGTCAACGTCGTTCCCGGGGAAGGGTCCAAGGCCGGCGACGCACTCACCGGACACGAGGGCGTCGATCACGTCACCTTCACCGGGAGTACCGGCGTCGGAAAGACGGTCCAGCGCACTGCTGCCGATGCGGTCGCCGACGTAACGCTCGAACTCGGCGGGAAAGGGCCGGCAGTCGTGTTCCCAGACGCTGACCTCGATGCCGCCGCCCGTGGCATCCAGTACGGGATCTTTATGAACGCCGGGCAGATGTGCTGGGCGAACTCGCGTATTGTCGTCCACGAAGACGTCTACGACGAGATGGTCTCCCGGATGGCCGAAATCGCCGAAAACATCCCACTCGGCGGCGGTATCGACGACGATGGCCAGATGGGACCAGTCGTCAGCGCGGGCCAGCAACAGGAGATTCTCGATTATATCGAGACCGGCAAGGAGGAGGGAGCGACTGTTGTGGCCGGCGGTGGCGTTCCCGCGGACAGAGACACCGGTCACTTCGTCGAGCCGACCGTCTTTGCCGACGTGGACAACGAGATGACGATTGCACAGGAGGAAATCTTCGGTCCCGTGCTCACTGCAATAGAAGTTAGCGACGAGGAAGAGGCCATCGAGGTCGCGAACGACTCGCCGTTCGGCCTCACCGCCTGTGTCTGGACAAACGATCTGACTCGCGCTCACACCGTCACGGACAAACTGGACTACGGGATGGTGATGGTCAACGAGACGCCCAACACGTGGCCACAGACGCCTTTCGGCGGCACGAAACAGAGCGGTCATGGTCGCGCACAGGGCGAGCAGGCCATCGAGAGCTACACCGAGGTGAAAAACGTCCATATAAACCTCGGCTGA
- the paaE gene encoding 1,2-phenylacetyl-CoA epoxidase subunit PaaE: MSEPDPSVTTSGEQTGAECPYCGSTDTERKHPRGPSRCQSIHYCNECLQQFKKFE, translated from the coding sequence ATGAGTGAGCCGGACCCCAGCGTTACGACCAGCGGTGAACAGACAGGCGCGGAGTGCCCGTACTGTGGCTCGACCGACACCGAACGGAAGCATCCACGTGGACCGTCACGGTGTCAGTCGATCCATTACTGTAACGAGTGCCTGCAGCAGTTCAAGAAGTTCGAGTAA
- the paaD gene encoding 1,2-phenylacetyl-CoA epoxidase subunit PaaD codes for MSSDYDRPRADADATACSYTDYETKDHAADDVPATGEGADGIERDVWAALYQVEDPEMPVSIVDLGLIYGLDVSDGQATVDMTLTYSGCPAREIILDEVEEAAESVDGIETASVRLVWAPDWSIDLVTEQGKEALRDFGMSFDG; via the coding sequence ATGAGTAGCGACTACGACCGGCCACGCGCAGACGCTGATGCCACCGCGTGTTCGTACACTGACTACGAGACTAAAGACCACGCAGCGGACGACGTGCCAGCCACGGGCGAAGGCGCTGACGGCATCGAACGCGACGTGTGGGCGGCCCTGTATCAGGTCGAGGACCCGGAGATGCCGGTCAGCATTGTCGATCTAGGCCTCATATACGGCCTCGACGTGTCCGACGGCCAAGCCACGGTTGACATGACGCTCACTTACAGCGGCTGTCCGGCGCGCGAGATCATCCTCGATGAGGTCGAAGAAGCCGCCGAGAGTGTCGACGGAATCGAGACCGCGTCGGTCCGACTGGTCTGGGCCCCGGACTGGTCGATTGATCTGGTCACCGAACAGGGCAAAGAAGCGTTGCGTGACTTCGGGATGAGTTTCGACGGATGA
- the paaC gene encoding 1,2-phenylacetyl-CoA epoxidase subunit PaaC, which produces MATTESDLGGPTDLSEEEQRAVEAQLLRLADDELIQAERYTFWQVRAPTLESDLSISNNAQDELGHARLWYDAVQQLGYSEESLIYESDPSDFQHSTLVELPFAEGDWADAIVRAYLYDVAEDIRLSALENSSYETIRNRTSRIQGEEGYHLEHAESWLDRMALDEEASERVQAAIDELYPYALTLFEPVGDVEADIERLGIRTMTLDEMHSEWETRVESFLTELGFDVPTDVAPATPTGRDNEHTDHWHDLHEQMTSSYRNLGRDKATLIMARDDE; this is translated from the coding sequence ATGGCAACAACAGAATCCGACCTCGGTGGTCCAACTGACCTTTCAGAGGAAGAACAGCGCGCAGTCGAGGCACAGCTGCTCCGGCTTGCTGACGACGAGTTGATTCAGGCCGAACGCTACACGTTCTGGCAGGTGCGTGCGCCGACACTGGAATCGGACCTCTCGATTTCGAACAACGCACAGGACGAGCTGGGCCACGCACGGTTGTGGTACGATGCAGTGCAGCAACTGGGCTATTCCGAGGAATCGCTCATTTACGAGAGCGATCCCAGCGACTTCCAGCACAGTACGCTCGTCGAGCTACCGTTTGCGGAAGGTGACTGGGCCGATGCCATCGTCAGAGCGTACCTCTACGACGTTGCTGAAGACATCCGCCTCTCCGCGCTTGAGAACTCCTCATACGAGACAATCCGGAACAGAACGAGTCGCATCCAGGGCGAGGAAGGCTATCACCTCGAACACGCCGAAAGCTGGCTGGACCGGATGGCACTGGACGAGGAAGCCAGTGAACGCGTGCAGGCGGCTATCGATGAGCTCTATCCGTACGCCCTCACGCTGTTCGAACCAGTCGGCGACGTGGAGGCCGACATCGAACGGCTAGGCATCCGGACGATGACTCTCGATGAGATGCACAGCGAGTGGGAGACTCGCGTCGAGTCGTTCCTGACCGAACTGGGATTCGACGTGCCGACCGACGTTGCCCCTGCAACGCCGACGGGCCGGGACAACGAACACACTGACCACTGGCATGACCTTCACGAACAAATGACCTCCAGCTACCGGAATCTGGGACGTGACAAAGCGACGCTGATAATGGCGAGAGACGATGAGTAG
- the paaA gene encoding 1,2-phenylacetyl-CoA epoxidase subunit PaaA has translation MNVDEVKARAGPREFSPKDDLPEEYRKAATRMLEFHANSEIMGAYLERPFIRKAPSIERKMAFSAKVQDEIGHGQMLYRAAESLGIKTRDEMLDDLANGDGKFLNCFHYPMESYVETPMIAFFVDGAAMRRQATLKKSSWEPYAHAMDKICFEEGMHVKHGESILRELMNGSRKEQRMTQEAFEEWWPRILQFFGPTDDQSTHHDFAAEVGLKTCTNDELRNAFLNTYIPKAKKYGLEMPDEPRIRDNGDGSYEVVEDDLDWDEFFTVSQNEYEGSIEQISGRRQAQEAVQWVRDMMDDQTTTNSGPQSQAAD, from the coding sequence ATGAACGTTGACGAAGTCAAAGCTCGCGCTGGACCCCGGGAATTCAGCCCGAAAGACGACCTTCCCGAGGAGTATCGGAAGGCAGCCACGCGGATGCTTGAATTCCACGCCAACAGCGAGATTATGGGGGCGTACCTCGAACGGCCCTTCATCAGAAAAGCCCCGAGTATCGAGCGAAAGATGGCATTCAGCGCGAAGGTGCAGGACGAAATCGGGCACGGTCAGATGCTTTACCGAGCGGCGGAGTCGCTCGGGATCAAGACCCGCGACGAGATGCTCGACGATCTGGCAAATGGAGACGGAAAGTTCCTGAACTGCTTCCACTATCCGATGGAGAGCTACGTCGAGACGCCGATGATCGCCTTCTTCGTCGACGGGGCCGCGATGCGTCGTCAGGCAACTCTCAAAAAGTCCAGCTGGGAGCCATACGCCCACGCGATGGACAAGATCTGCTTCGAAGAGGGGATGCACGTCAAACACGGTGAGTCCATCCTCCGCGAACTGATGAACGGCTCCCGGAAGGAACAGCGCATGACTCAGGAGGCCTTCGAGGAGTGGTGGCCCCGAATCCTGCAGTTCTTCGGCCCGACCGACGACCAGAGCACCCATCACGACTTCGCCGCGGAAGTCGGGCTGAAGACGTGTACGAACGACGAACTTCGGAACGCGTTCCTCAACACGTACATCCCGAAGGCCAAGAAATACGGGCTGGAAATGCCCGACGAGCCACGCATCCGGGACAACGGCGACGGGAGCTACGAGGTCGTCGAGGATGACCTCGACTGGGATGAGTTCTTCACGGTCTCACAGAATGAATACGAGGGCAGTATCGAGCAGATTTCCGGTCGTCGGCAGGCTCAGGAAGCGGTACAGTGGGTCCGTGACATGATGGACGACCAGACGACGACGAACAGCGGCCCGCAGTCACAGGCGGCGGACTGA
- a CDS encoding helix-turn-helix domain-containing protein produces MVEFRIEGDDCPLADASSVTATPIEAAPPLLRADRNVLLRFSAQASDDLRDYLDEDDRIRYLYQSVTEGRYNYRCLSLQQCVVHKLISAGFMVESLTYRDGNAILTGAVVGHEILQTVMETAGETVGVKLQRVYALRATEDASIAQQWDLTPAQEESLRYAVEMGYFVVPRQTTASEVAAELGISKSAFLERLHRAQHSLFTQLFGGVGDGPPGDGRD; encoded by the coding sequence ATGGTCGAATTTCGCATCGAGGGTGACGACTGCCCACTGGCAGATGCGAGCAGTGTCACGGCGACACCCATCGAGGCGGCCCCGCCGCTCCTCCGGGCTGACCGTAACGTATTGTTGCGGTTCAGCGCACAGGCGAGCGACGACCTCAGGGACTACCTCGACGAGGATGACCGGATCCGCTATCTCTACCAGTCAGTTACCGAGGGTCGGTACAACTATCGGTGTCTGTCGCTCCAGCAGTGTGTCGTCCACAAACTCATTAGCGCGGGGTTCATGGTCGAATCGCTGACGTATCGGGACGGAAACGCGATTTTAACTGGCGCTGTGGTGGGCCACGAGATTCTCCAGACCGTCATGGAGACGGCCGGGGAAACTGTCGGCGTGAAACTACAGCGGGTGTACGCACTGCGTGCAACAGAGGACGCGTCTATCGCACAGCAGTGGGACCTGACCCCGGCACAGGAGGAGAGTCTCCGATACGCAGTTGAGATGGGCTACTTTGTCGTCCCACGACAGACGACTGCGAGCGAAGTCGCTGCCGAACTCGGTATCAGTAAGTCTGCATTCCTCGAACGACTTCATCGCGCACAGCACTCGTTGTTCACACAGCTGTTCGGCGGTGTCGGCGACGGCCCTCCCGGAGACGGTAGAGACTAA